ATGCTCATGAAGTGGCTTGATTGCTCTGTTGGGCTAACCGCAGCATGACCTTGGCTTGTTTGCCAAAACCTTGACTAAAAGCATTTTGGATTTCTGTGTTGTCAAAAATTTCTTTGAGTCTTGCTCTGAGGCTAGGAATATCTCTAATTTCAATAGAAATATTGACAAACTTCGGTGTAGTTTCGACATGAAATAATCCGGCATTGTTGCTCAAAAAATCACCAGTTAACATTGAACAGTGAGCCAAGGATTCTTTCCATTGGGATGCATATTTATTCTGAAAATAGGAATTCCCTAATTTTTTGATGAACGTAGGTGATGTGTGAGGTTGTGTTTGTGGAGAGGAGATTTGATTGGATGTCTTCGAGGGTGGTTCAGGAGACGCCCCTTTGAGCAACGAGGAGCTAGTTTGATTCTTTAACTTTCGTTGTTCAATAAAAGAGAGAGCGAGTATGCGATTTTTATGTCTATCTAAACCTTCAATGTATAATTCCCAGGCTTTTTTCGTAACCAGAGGTAATGAAGGCTCAATCATTTTGACAATCTCGCGCCAATCTCCCAAAGTAAATTCAGCAATTGTTTCAATGAAGGTCATGAAAATAGCTTTGTAGATTTTAGCAGGAGGGGAATGTTTTAAGTGTTGTTTGTAAAGGAGGTCGTCAACCATTTCTAGCTTCTGCCCAGACACAGACAAGTCAATTTCAGTGATGTCAAGACTGAGACTGTGTTTGAGCCGAATTCTTGTAAGGCTTGGGTTTTGCGCTCTTGTTTCTTTAGTCGTAAACTCAATACAATCACCACAGCTAGGACAAGTGCAGGAGTGATGTTGAATTAGTAAACCATCTTCGCCAATTTCTGCATAAATAATCGCAAGTTCATCTCGCAGCGGTTGAAAAACATGGGTGCAACTAGAACATTGGATTAAACCAAAAGTTGGGGATTCAATTCGGCTTTGTGGTTCTAAGCTCCATTGACGTGGTTCATCAGGAAGTCCGTGTTTCTTCCAGTTATCGGTAACATCAATGATTACCGCAGTTGGTTTGAGGGGGTGAGTCCTAAGAACACGTCCAGTCATTTGAAGCCAGAGGGTAGAACTTTCAGTAGGGCGTACACAGTAGATACACTCGATGTTAGGACAGTCATAACCTTCAGTAATGATTTCATAATTAGTGATGACTTGAGTAGTTCCGCTACGGAAGCGTTGGAGAATTTGAAACCTAGTTTCACTTGGTGTAGAACCATCTAAATGTTCAGCATTAACGCCCTGACGACAAAATTCTTTTGCCAAGGCACGAGAGTGTTCAAGGCTAGAAGCAAAGATGACTGTGCGGAGATTAGAAGCATACTTGAGAAAGTTTTGAAAGATTTGGCTAACACCAATCTGGCTAGTAACAGCAACAGCTAATTGTGAAGCTTTAAAATCGCCGCCGTATTTCTCAACTCCAACAGTAGAAATAGTTTGATTAGTCGCAAATAAGCGAAATTTACTTAAATAACCAGCTTTAATTAATTGGGCGGTAGTTTCACCAATGACTAAATCATCAAATAAATCAATAAAGCCTTGACCATCAATTCTTTGGGGAGTAGCAGTAACACCTAATATTTGTGCAGTTTCATAATGCTCAATCAACCGTCTATATGAAGAGGCACTCGCATGATGTGCTTCATCAAAGATCACGACGCCAACATTTAAAGGAAACTCTAATACTTTTCGTCTAGCTAAGGTTTGAACGCTAGCAACTTGAATTCTACGTTCTGGGTGAGATGGGATACCTGATTTAATAATCCCCACGCTTTCACCAACAATTTGTGAGAGCTTTTCGGCAGCTTGAGAAATTAACTCTTGGCGGTGAGCGACGACTAAGACTTGTTGCTGCTCTTGAAAGAATTTATGACAGATATGAGCAAAACAGACTGTTTTCCCTGCACCTGTAGGGAGTTGGGCAAGTACCCGCCTATTACCATTAGCCCAAGAATGACGAATATCTTTTATCCATTTATGCTGATAATCTCTAAGTTCATAGGTAAGAGACATTTGGGCCATAACTTCAGAAATTAGTTATTATTACTGTTATGGGCATTATATAATTACTTGGTATCTATTAATAGTAATGAATAAAAATATTTTGCAATTATCAATAGTAATAAGTCTGGGCTAGATAGCAACTTGATATAAGCCAATGTTGTCCTTAAGAATATCTATCTCGACAGGAGAAAGGACTTTAGCTTTCATTTCTTGTAGCTCATGTAGGGCAGCGTTAGCATCGGCAGCACCAAATTTGAAGTACTCGGTTAAACTGCCGATGCGATAATTGAAATTCTGATAACGATGCTTAAAATATAATTCAACATTACCCCTGTGTGACCAAGTTCCAAGTAGTTGAATAGTAATAGTTTTATAATGTGCAAGTAAATCCGTTTCTATTTCTGCCAATCGCTGTTGTATGGGTCTAGCGGTAACGCCTATTTTGTGCAGAGTACGTTTAGGCGTTTGAATCTCTAAAAAATACAGTTTACAAGATAAAATGCGCTGAAGTTGAGCGCGGTAAAGTGTTAAGTCAGTGAGGCGATATGACTTATCTGGCGTATTTTTGTATAAGGCGTGAGCTCAGTCTTGCCACTACCAACATCTTCAACACAGACTAATTTTCCATCTGAGGCTATACCAAATTTGAGCCACATTGTCACGCTTACTCATTAACAGAAAACCAATCGAAGCAGATAGCCGAAAGTTAAAGCAAGCTTTAAATAATTTGCAGAGGGAGCAGAATTTAGCTCAAACTAGTGCTAGTGTACTATAAGATTTCTAGTTTAGGATTTAATTTGCTTGGAAATGGCGTGAAAAGCGAGACTGCTTGTGGTGGAGCTACCTTTGGGACAAGAACCTGTCGCTACAACTAGAAAGATAGTTCACGTTGATATGGACGCCTTCTACGCATCAGTGGAACAGCGGGACAACCCTAGCTACCGAGGTAAACCGTTAGTAGTTGGTGGCAGTCCGAATCAACGAGGCGTAGTTGCAGCAGCTAGTTATGAAGCTCGGAAGTTTGGTATTCACTCAGCAATGCCTTCTCCTGTCGGAGACCAAGGCGAACAATAACTGCGATAAGCAAAGCTTAAGCCTTCTCCAAAGGAGACGCTAGCGCGAACGGCTATCGCTAAATGTCCTGGACTAATCCTTGTAAGGTCGAAATTCGATGTCTAAGGTCGCAAAATTTTCTCCCACCAGTCTAGCATTGCTTGTTATCTTTAGCACCCGATTTCAATTACTGTACTGTATTTGCTGTGCTGCTTCTTAAACCCTTTGCAGCAAGTCTTTCAAGGCTTAACGGTAAAAGTCAGAATCAGGTAGAATTTCCATGTATTACTACATGAAATTGTGATTATTCTCAAAAATCAGACAAATTTTCAGCTTATCTTGGAATGAAAATCTGATTCCGGATTGTGGCTCATAAAGTTGAGCAGACTTGACCAACTATCAAAATAAAGATAACGAGTTGAAGCTCATTTATCAAGTAAAAATTCAGAGCCAAAATTGCCATAAATACCTCTGAGGATTCATGAAAATTGTAATAAGCTTGCCATAAATTGAGGGATAAATTCTCCTCTAGACTTGTGGTATAAATTTTAAACGGATAAAATCATTATGAATAATGTAATTAACTACAATAATGATAAAGGACTCCTCGCCTACATAGAATTTTTAACTGCTAGTAGCCTAAAACCCATAAATGGTAATACTGATCTAGTATTTGAGTTTGAGGATGCTCTTGATCAAACAGAAATGGCACAGTTAGCAGTTGATGAACTAAAAAAAATTCCAGAAGTAAACGCTTTATTTCAAGAACGCTGGCTGCCTGCACCTTTGAATTTAGATGATTTAGCCAAACTCCCAGAAGGAACTTTAGGGCAGATTTACGCCACAGAGATGAAAGCTAGAGGTTTCGATCCTTATTTTTACAAACAAGTTCCGGTAGTTGATGATATTTCCTATCTCAAAATGCTGTGGCGTTCTACCCATGATATTTATCATGTAGTCACTGGATTAGATACTGATGGTATTGGAGAAATTGGACTACAAGCATTTGTCTTAGCTCAGACTCGAATTCCAATTAGTGTGATGTTAGTAAGTTTTAGTATGGTCAAAATCAGTCTCTATCAACCAACAAAGTTCAATGATTTAATGATAGAAATAGCTCGTGGCTATAAGCTTGGTTCTCAGACTCCTGGTAAACTAATAGCCCAAAAGTGGGATCAATTTTGGAATGTACAGATGAGCGAAGTTCGTGCGAGTTTAGGAATGAGAGCCATAGACCATGATTTAGCTGCAATTGCCTAGCAAATACTTCACCACAGCGAAAATGCTGTTTGAGTCAGTTGGGCTATGAAAATCGTAGTATCAGGTTGTAAGGAATTGCCCAGATTTAATAATGCAAAACAAGCGAGGCGCTTCTCTACGAGACGCTTCTCTACGAGACGCTTCTCTACGAGACGCTTCGCGAACGCGAACGCGAACGCGAACGCGAACGCGAATGCGAATGCGAATGGCATCGCGCTGTCTAGGCAGTGAAAGCATATTTCTGTTTTTAGTAATTATTTATACTATATTAAGTATAAATAATTACTAAAAATTTAAGGCGCACCTTCATTGGAACTTACTACATTTTTGCTACAGAAAACCGCCAGTAAGGTTGCAGTATATACATAAAAACTTACTACAGATTTTTATTCTACATAAGAATAATAAAAATCATAGCTCTACTGTTTGTTAGAGCTAATTACCTTATTTAAAG
This portion of the Nostoc sp. UHCC 0302 genome encodes:
- a CDS encoding DEAD/DEAH box helicase; its protein translation is MSLTYELRDYQHKWIKDIRHSWANGNRRVLAQLPTGAGKTVCFAHICHKFFQEQQQVLVVAHRQELISQAAEKLSQIVGESVGIIKSGIPSHPERRIQVASVQTLARRKVLEFPLNVGVVIFDEAHHASASSYRRLIEHYETAQILGVTATPQRIDGQGFIDLFDDLVIGETTAQLIKAGYLSKFRLFATNQTISTVGVEKYGGDFKASQLAVAVTSQIGVSQIFQNFLKYASNLRTVIFASSLEHSRALAKEFCRQGVNAEHLDGSTPSETRFQILQRFRSGTTQVITNYEIITEGYDCPNIECIYCVRPTESSTLWLQMTGRVLRTHPLKPTAVIIDVTDNWKKHGLPDEPRQWSLEPQSRIESPTFGLIQCSSCTHVFQPLRDELAIIYAEIGEDGLLIQHHSCTCPSCGDCIEFTTKETRAQNPSLTRIRLKHSLSLDITEIDLSVSGQKLEMVDDLLYKQHLKHSPPAKIYKAIFMTFIETIAEFTLGDWREIVKMIEPSLPLVTKKAWELYIEGLDRHKNRILALSFIEQRKLKNQTSSSLLKGASPEPPSKTSNQISSPQTQPHTSPTFIKKLGNSYFQNKYASQWKESLAHCSMLTGDFLSNNAGLFHVETTPKFVNISIEIRDIPSLRARLKEIFDNTEIQNAFSQGFGKQAKVMLRLAQQSNQATS
- a CDS encoding GIY-YIG nuclease family protein — its product is MLSCKLYFLEIQTPKRTLHKIGVTARPIQQRLAEIETDLLAHYKTITIQLLGTWSHRGNVELYFKHRYQNFNYRIGSLTEYFKFGAADANAALHELQEMKAKVLSPVEIDILKDNIGLYQVAI
- a CDS encoding Coq4 family protein; this encodes MNNVINYNNDKGLLAYIEFLTASSLKPINGNTDLVFEFEDALDQTEMAQLAVDELKKIPEVNALFQERWLPAPLNLDDLAKLPEGTLGQIYATEMKARGFDPYFYKQVPVVDDISYLKMLWRSTHDIYHVVTGLDTDGIGEIGLQAFVLAQTRIPISVMLVSFSMVKISLYQPTKFNDLMIEIARGYKLGSQTPGKLIAQKWDQFWNVQMSEVRASLGMRAIDHDLAAIA